The Synechococcus sp. CC9605 sequence TCAAGATCAAAATCCCCAGCACGGCCGCCAGGGCCTGGGGGCGCTTCAGTGGGGTTCGCTTCTGAACCTGCGCAATCAGCACATCCAGGGCTACGGCCACCACAACGGCGCCAAAGAGCACCAGCAGCACCCAACGCAGGTGCCAGAGCAACAGCACCAGCACCACCAAGGTGAGTGCAACAAGAAACGTGCCGGCTGTCATTGAACCGGCTCCAGGCGTTTCCAGCGATCCAAGACATCGTGGATCAGGACTTCACGAATGATCACCTGCAGCACCACCGCCAACGGCAGCGCCATCAGCAGGCCGAGGGGACCAAACAGGAGAGTGAACAGGAATTGAGCTGCAAGAGTCAAACCGGGCAGCAGCTTCACCTGGTGGTGCATCACCGATGGAGTGATCACGTAACTCTCGATGTTCTGGATCACCACGTAGGCACCCAGCACCGCAGCTGCCTTCCAGGGGGCATCCAACAGGGCCACCGCCATCGGGAAGATCGTGCTCATGGTGGGCCCCACATTGGGGATCACGTTCAACAGCCCTGCAAGGAGTGCATTGGCAAGAACGAGCTTCACGCCCAACAGCGTTAAAGCAATGCTGCAAAGCACAAACACGGCCAAGGAGCTGATCAATACACCCACCATCCAGCTGCTCAAGGCAGCACCGCACTGATCCAGGATGCGACGCCCTCGGCGTCGGTAGAAGGAGGGAATCAACTGCAGACCAATATTTCGATAGGCCTGGGGCTGAATGCTGATCATCAGAGCCACCGCAAGCACGAACAACAGGCGCAGAATGCCGTTGCCGAGGTTGCCGGCCAAACCGAGCAGGCCCAGCACCCCACTGCCTAGTCCAGCGGCGAGTGATGAACCATCGGGCACGAGTTGGCGGGGACCACTTAGTCCCAGGTCATCGAGGTCGGGGAATGCATCAGCGCCGTAAATGGCTTCACTGATGTTGTCGATCCAACCGAGGCCAAGTCGCATCAGGGTCTGCCCCGCTTCGGGCAGCTTCTGCAACAGCAGTGCAAATTCCTCAAGGAACGGGGGGACAACAACACCAGCCGCACCCGCTACCAGCAACAACAACCCAACGATGCAGAGCAACAGTGCGAGAGGCCTTTGCATTGGCCGCCGCTCGCGAAGGATGCCGACAAGCGTGCACAGAGCCATTGCTAGAACCACTGCTGCAAAGATCAGCAGCAGCAGCTCACGCAGCGACCACAACAGGACGATGGCTGCAATGAACGCCGTCAGTAGCAGCCACTGGGGCAGTCTCAAGCTTGTTGATTGTCGGCCCCTTCAGTCTGATCGGAATCCTGGCTTTGTGAATAACCCAAGCCATTGGCATCGGCGTAGCGCTGCGCGAAACGCATGAACCGTTCGAAGTCCTGTTCGGATTTCCATGAGTAAACGGCTTCAAGTGCACTGGCGGTGCCGTTCACGAATTTGCCATTCACTTCCCGGGTGACCATTTCGCCTTCTTCATCCACCATCCACATTCCGGTGATGTCACCCATGGTTTCGGGCGCAATCGCAGCTGGCTGTTCGAAACGGAAGGTTGCTTGCCCTGTGCGGCCGTCACGGCTGCGGGTCAGACGGATGTCGGGCACCACAGGCTCGTTGACTCCCCGAAAGAACTGAATCGCTGCTTTGCTCACGTCGTTCTCGAACCATCGATGAGAGCGATCTTAATCGGGGATTTCAACAAACCCCCGGTCGATCAAGGTCTCGGCGGCTTGATCAGGGCTGAGCCCTGAGAGATCGATCGCGTTG is a genomic window containing:
- a CDS encoding AI-2E family transporter, whose product is MRLPQWLLLTAFIAAIVLLWSLRELLLLIFAAVVLAMALCTLVGILRERRPMQRPLALLLCIVGLLLLVAGAAGVVVPPFLEEFALLLQKLPEAGQTLMRLGLGWIDNISEAIYGADAFPDLDDLGLSGPRQLVPDGSSLAAGLGSGVLGLLGLAGNLGNGILRLLFVLAVALMISIQPQAYRNIGLQLIPSFYRRRGRRILDQCGAALSSWMVGVLISSLAVFVLCSIALTLLGVKLVLANALLAGLLNVIPNVGPTMSTIFPMAVALLDAPWKAAAVLGAYVVIQNIESYVITPSVMHHQVKLLPGLTLAAQFLFTLLFGPLGLLMALPLAVVLQVIIREVLIHDVLDRWKRLEPVQ
- the psb28 gene encoding photosystem II reaction center protein Psb28, which produces MSKAAIQFFRGVNEPVVPDIRLTRSRDGRTGQATFRFEQPAAIAPETMGDITGMWMVDEEGEMVTREVNGKFVNGTASALEAVYSWKSEQDFERFMRFAQRYADANGLGYSQSQDSDQTEGADNQQA